From the genome of Methanothermobacter sp., one region includes:
- a CDS encoding TIGR00269 family protein — MLCTKCGSENVIIHRRYSGQHLCKECFIKTIQKKVLKDIKKYKLIKKGDKVLVALSGGKDSTTVLDILSILAERNIIELEAITIDEGIIDYREKGIEYASETCKKLGIPQHIFSFKEHFKITIDEIMASNPPRKACTYCGVFRRWILNKEAKKLGADKIATGHNLDDEVQAIVMNYLEGNIENLTRIGPATYSQKFVTKIKPLREIPEKEVTAYVMAKGLKVHLEECPYRKTSFRKKIGTILTGLSEDHPTILYSTLRGHAKIRKALKKELEKESILRECIRCGQPAARELCKTCTLLKEIRRLKDEIHSHNR, encoded by the coding sequence ATGTTATGTACAAAATGTGGCTCAGAGAATGTTATCATCCATAGAAGATATTCAGGACAACACCTATGCAAAGAATGCTTCATTAAAACAATCCAAAAAAAAGTCCTCAAAGACATAAAAAAATACAAACTAATAAAAAAAGGTGATAAAGTACTGGTCGCCCTTTCAGGTGGAAAAGACAGTACAACAGTATTGGATATATTATCAATACTCGCAGAAAGAAACATAATAGAACTCGAGGCAATAACAATAGACGAGGGCATAATAGACTACCGCGAAAAAGGAATAGAATACGCGTCAGAAACTTGCAAAAAACTTGGAATACCACAACACATATTTTCATTCAAAGAACATTTCAAAATAACAATAGACGAAATAATGGCATCAAACCCTCCAAGAAAAGCATGCACATACTGCGGAGTGTTTAGGAGATGGATACTTAACAAGGAAGCCAAAAAACTTGGAGCAGATAAAATAGCAACCGGACATAATCTCGACGACGAAGTCCAGGCAATAGTAATGAACTACCTAGAAGGAAACATAGAAAACCTCACAAGAATAGGCCCCGCAACCTACTCACAAAAATTTGTAACTAAAATCAAACCACTCAGGGAAATCCCAGAAAAAGAAGTCACAGCATATGTAATGGCAAAGGGCTTAAAAGTTCACCTAGAAGAGTGCCCATATCGAAAAACTTCTTTCAGGAAAAAAATAGGCACAATTCTAACAGGACTATCAGAAGATCATCCTACCATCCTATACTCCACCCTAAGAGGTCATGCAAAAATCAGAAAGGCCCTTAAAAAAGAACTCGAAAAGGAATCCATACTAAGGGAGTGTATAAGGTGTGGTCAGCCAGCTGCCCGGGAACTATGCAAAACTTGCACCCTCCTCAAGGAGATAAGGAGGTTAAAAGATGAAATTCACTCTCATAATAGATGA
- a CDS encoding dihydropteroate synthase-like protein, translated as MKVLIITGKLAGDLVIKASSTTKHDVHVHIADILIAAFLTPRQIINEIKKLDDSIISELDLILIPGLIPRDASIITKETGIPAYKGPTDAADLPIVLDLLDKLKLSPKKAADRLIEEEQRKRALKFIKDFEEDEEKREKLLKKEENILVGDLPVGRDFPMRVLAEVAKAPFLKKEELIKQVKYLVKNGADIIDIRTIPGENLSKRIPEIIKTVKKVAGNLPVSIDTLNPEEIEAAVKAGAQLVLSLDHGNYEELLPLLKEKNIPAVILPTDYTRGWIPETAKERVESLESLKKKCKGINVIPDPILDPVNSKSIVDSIKACREYTSRNPEPIFFGAGNVAELIDVDSTGVNALLAGMGMELGAGILFTPEVSSKNKGSTYELAVASRMMFLAKNRKSIPKNLGIDLILFKDKRKHEKIKEKIKVPILEAQGGIKFTQDKAGSFKILVEDGKIKVIHYKNMEPQIALVSDNAKKLYEEIIKKNLVTRLEHAAYLGAELQKAEIALITGKDYRQDLELFRKPFKL; from the coding sequence ATGAAAGTTCTTATAATCACAGGAAAGCTCGCAGGAGACCTCGTAATAAAAGCTTCATCTACTACAAAGCATGATGTACACGTCCATATCGCAGACATACTCATAGCAGCTTTTCTAACCCCCCGTCAAATAATAAATGAAATAAAAAAATTAGATGATTCTATAATCTCAGAATTGGACCTTATACTTATACCAGGCTTAATACCCAGGGATGCCAGTATAATAACAAAGGAGACAGGAATACCCGCTTATAAGGGCCCCACGGATGCTGCTGACCTTCCAATAGTACTTGATCTTTTGGATAAATTGAAGTTGTCACCCAAGAAAGCTGCTGACAGGCTCATAGAGGAAGAACAGCGAAAAAGGGCCCTTAAGTTTATAAAAGATTTTGAAGAAGATGAAGAAAAACGTGAGAAACTACTTAAAAAAGAAGAAAACATCCTTGTAGGTGATCTCCCAGTTGGAAGGGACTTTCCAATGAGAGTCTTGGCAGAAGTCGCGAAGGCACCATTCCTAAAAAAAGAAGAATTAATAAAACAAGTTAAATATCTCGTGAAAAATGGGGCTGACATAATAGACATCAGGACAATACCTGGCGAAAACTTATCAAAAAGAATACCAGAAATTATAAAAACAGTGAAAAAAGTGGCTGGCAACCTCCCAGTGAGTATTGACACCCTAAACCCTGAGGAAATAGAAGCAGCTGTCAAAGCCGGTGCACAGTTAGTTCTAAGCCTTGATCACGGAAACTACGAAGAACTATTACCACTGTTAAAAGAAAAAAACATACCAGCAGTCATACTCCCCACAGATTATACTAGAGGTTGGATACCTGAAACGGCCAAGGAAAGAGTGGAATCTTTAGAATCCCTAAAGAAAAAATGTAAAGGTATAAATGTTATCCCAGACCCTATACTGGATCCTGTCAACAGTAAAAGTATCGTAGATTCAATAAAAGCTTGCAGAGAATATACTTCAAGAAACCCGGAGCCAATATTCTTTGGCGCGGGTAATGTCGCGGAACTCATAGATGTGGATTCAACAGGAGTGAACGCCTTACTCGCGGGCATGGGCATGGAATTAGGCGCTGGCATACTCTTCACACCGGAAGTAAGCAGTAAAAATAAAGGCAGCACATACGAACTCGCAGTAGCATCACGCATGATGTTTCTTGCAAAAAATAGAAAATCAATCCCCAAAAACCTAGGTATAGACCTCATACTCTTCAAGGACAAAAGAAAACATGAAAAAATAAAAGAAAAAATAAAAGTTCCCATATTAGAAGCACAAGGCGGGATCAAATTCACACAAGATAAAGCAGGAAGTTTCAAAATACTAGTAGAAGATGGTAAAATAAAAGTGATACACTACAAAAACATGGAACCACAAATTGCACTAGTATCAGATAATGCCAAAAAACTCTATGAAGAAATAATAAAAAAGAACCTTGTAACCCGCCTAGAACATGCAGCATACCTGGGAGCCGAACTACAAAAAGCTGAAATAGCGCTCATCACGGGAAAAGACTACAGACAAGATCTTGAACTTTTCAGAAAACCATTCAAACTATGA
- the porC gene encoding pyruvate synthase subunit PorC, translating into MIEIRFHGRGGQGAVTAAEILAKAAFEDGKYSQAFPFFGVERRGAPVMAFTRLDEKPIRRRHQIYNPDYVVVLDDGLLEVVDVFAGLKTNGAVIINTREEPQTPPEAKKYTIDATGIALEILGRPIVNTTMLGAFAGATEEVTIDAIIKIIKETFPGKIGEKNAEAAKKAYENIKR; encoded by the coding sequence ATGATCGAAATCCGATTTCATGGACGCGGCGGACAAGGTGCCGTAACAGCAGCAGAAATCCTCGCAAAAGCCGCATTCGAGGATGGAAAGTACTCACAGGCCTTCCCATTTTTTGGCGTGGAACGAAGAGGCGCCCCTGTCATGGCCTTCACAAGACTAGATGAAAAACCCATAAGAAGAAGACATCAAATTTACAACCCCGATTACGTTGTCGTACTAGATGACGGCCTCCTAGAAGTCGTTGACGTATTCGCAGGACTAAAAACCAACGGCGCAGTCATAATAAACACAAGAGAAGAACCCCAAACACCTCCAGAAGCCAAAAAATATACCATCGATGCCACAGGCATAGCATTAGAAATCCTAGGCCGACCCATTGTAAACACAACAATGCTCGGAGCATTCGCAGGGGCAACAGAAGAAGTAACAATAGACGCCATCATAAAGATAATCAAAGAAACATTCCCCGGCAAAATCGGAGAAAAGAACGCAGAGGCTGCTAAGAAAGCCTATGAAAACATAAAAAGGTGA
- the porD gene encoding pyruvate synthase subunit PorD produces MEIGATVKEPGSTRKNKTGSWRTFKPILDKEKCIECDNCILFCPDACISPEYEIDYDYCKGCGICAEECPVKAIKMERER; encoded by the coding sequence ATGGAAATTGGAGCCACCGTAAAAGAACCTGGAAGCACCCGAAAAAACAAAACAGGCAGCTGGAGAACCTTCAAACCAATCCTTGACAAAGAAAAATGTATAGAATGCGACAACTGCATATTATTCTGCCCAGACGCGTGCATAAGCCCAGAATATGAAATAGATTATGATTACTGCAAAGGATGCGGGATATGCGCAGAAGAATGCCCCGTAAAAGCAATAAAAATGGAAAGAGAAAGATAA